One Nicotiana tomentosiformis chromosome 4, ASM39032v3, whole genome shotgun sequence genomic window carries:
- the LOC104118957 gene encoding uncharacterized protein, with protein MDVIGPIEPAASNKHRFILVAIDYFTKWVEASTYKSVTKKEMVDFVCNNIVWIFGILESIITNNAANLNSDLMREICERFRIVHRNSTAYRLQMNGAVKAANKNIKRIIQKIVDSYQRCTEVVIPAEVEIPSLRVIQEAKLDDVEWIRVRQKQLMLIDERRMDAACHGQLYQNTTANAFNRKVKPWYFTLGQLVLKKIFPHQEEAKGKFMPNW; from the exons ATGGATGTGATTGGACCTATAGAACCCGCTGCATCAAACAAACATCGTTTCATTTTGGTAGCCATCgactacttcaccaaatgggttgaagcctcTACATACAAGTCTGTCACGAAGAAGGAGATGGTGGATTTCGTTTGTAACAACATAGTCTGGATATTCGGGATCCTGGAATCAATCATAACTAACAATGCAGCTAATCTCAATAGCGATCTCATGAGGGAGATTTGCGAGAGGTTCAGAATTGTCCATCGTAACTCCACAGCCTATAGACTACAAATGAATGGAGCAGTTAAAGCagccaacaaaaacatcaaaagGATCATACAGAAAATAGTGGACAGTTATCAGCGATG CACAGAAGTTGTGATACCCGCAGAGGTTGAGATACCATCTTTGAGAGTCATCCAAGAAGCCAAGCTAGATGATGTAGAATGGATACGTGTCAGGCAAAAACAACTTATGCTAATTGATGAAAGGAGAATGGATGCGGCTTGTCATGGTCAACTATATCAAAATACGACTGCCAATGCATTCAACAGGAAGGTGAAACCTTGGTATTTCACACTGGGGCAACTGGTTTTGAAGAAGATATTCCcccatcaagaagaagccaaggGGAAATTCATGCCAAATTGGTAG